From Rutidosis leptorrhynchoides isolate AG116_Rl617_1_P2 chromosome 3, CSIRO_AGI_Rlap_v1, whole genome shotgun sequence, a single genomic window includes:
- the LOC139899774 gene encoding glycosyltransferase family 92 protein RCOM_0530710-like, producing the protein MKDRLKRGSVFLVFQSALAFLFFSGITFSSLRLFLTTERYQLNFISSTEVKTSDSSPANDISISETVSFPDQVLIFLKYPPSTPFLTKNEFNCVFLSRNTSVTSSLLSIDNEYHDHQIVRCELPPRGMIASVSLNGQIKLPPGPTHDWKSLVYEAVIDRDNNNTTVVFVKGLNLRSGKVSNASRFQCVYGSDLTNWKLMVTSEVVSIAQEIVRCKTPLSILEENSNSNSRSVKVSVKVKGKGILGSIARPDFRARHGPLGTTKHKMCVCTMLRNQARFLREWVTYHSRIGVERWFIYDNNSNDDIEEVMESLVGQGYKISRHVWPWIKTQEAGFAHCALRARDFCDWVGFIDVDEFLYLSSGAHLGSVIRNLTESPEVADLRISCHNFGPSGLKRVPLEGVTMGYTCRLVLPERHKSIVQPDKLNPTLINVVHHFHLKDGFKHVNVDRNLMVINHYKYQVWEVFKEKFYRRVATYVTDWQEEENVNSKDRAPGLGTQPVEPVDWSSRFCEINDTGLRDWIIKTFRDPYTGILPWQQQERVL; encoded by the exons ATGAAAGATCGCCTGAAACGTGGTTCCGTGTTTCTCGTATTTCAGAGTGCCCTAGCTTTCCTTTTCTTCTCCGGCATCACTTTCTCATCTCTCCGATTGTTTTTAACCACCG AGAGATATCAACTGAATTTCATATCATCAACGGAAGTTAAAACCAGTGACTCATCACCGGCTAACGACATATCAATTTCTGAAACGGTGTCGTTTCCAGACCAAGTACTGATTTTCCTAAAATACCCTCCATCAACTCCGTTCCTAACAAAAAACGAATTCAACTGTGTTTTCTTATCACGAAACACATCCGTTACGTCATCACTGTTATCAATCGACAATGAATACCATGATCACCAGATCGTGCGTTGTGAGCTTCCTCCACGTGGCATGATCGCATCCGTTAGTTTGAATGGTCAAATAAAGCTCCCGCCTGGACCCACACATGACTGGAAGTCGTTAGTTTATGAAGCTGTGATTGATcgagataataataatacaactgttGTGTTTGTGAAAGGACTAAATCTACGGTCAGGAAAGGTTAGTAACGCTTCTAGGTTTCAATGCGTGTACGGTTCAGATTTAACGAACTGGAAGTTGATGGTGACGTCAGAAGTCGTATCTATTGCACAAGAGATTGTACGGTGTAAAACTCCGTTAAGCATTTTAGAAGAGAATAGTAATAGTAACAGTAGGTCTGTTAAAGTTTCAGTTAAGGTTAAAGGTAAGGGAATTTTGGGCTCGATCGCCCGTCCCGATTTTCGGGCTAGACATGGCCCACTTGGAACGACTAAACACAAGATGTGTGTATGTACTATGCTACGTAACCAAGCGCGGTTCTTGCGTGAATGGGTTACGTATCATTCACGAATTGGTGTTGAACGTTggtttatttatgataataatagtaacgatgATATTGAGGAAGTGATGGAATCGTTAGTGGGTCAAGGTTATAAGATTAGTCGACATGTGTGGCCGTGGATCAAGACCCAAGAGGCGGGCTTCGCACATTGTGCATTACGGGCTAGGGATTTTTGTGACTGGGTTGGGTTTATTGATGTGGACGAGTTTTTGTATTTATCTTCTGGGGCTCATTTGGGTAGTGTGATTAGGAACTTGACTGAAAGCCCTGAAGTCGCTGATTTAAGAATATCATGCCATAACTTTGGACCATCAGGCTTGAAAAGGGTCCCGTTGGAAGGAGTTACGATGGGATACACTTGTCGGTTGGTCCTACCCGAAAGGCACAAAAGTATAGTCCAACCCGATAAACTAAACCCAACGTTGATCAACGTGGTGCACCATTTTCATTTGAAAGACGGGTTCAAGCATGTGAATGTGGATAGAAATTTGATGGTGATTAACCACTACAAGTATCAAGTTTGGGAGGTGTTTAAAGAGAAATTTTATAGGAGAGTGGCAACTTATGTTACAGATTGGCAGGAAGAGGAAAATGTAAATTCTAAGGATCGGGCCCCGGGTTTGGGAACCCAGCCAGTTGAACCCGTTGATTGGTCTAGTCGATTTTGTGAGATCAACGATACAGGGTTAAGGGATTGGATTATAAAGACATTTAGGGACCCATATACGGGTATACTACCATGGCAACAACAAGAAAGAGTTTTGTGA
- the LOC139899775 gene encoding serine/threonine protein phosphatase 2A 59 kDa regulatory subunit B' eta isoform-like produces MLKQILNRIPSRKTKSTDSRVGGKSSSSSNTSTSSRNNSDVAQIRPNASNLTSSDDQNVSNAVNLKLNEKPAVSNAYEALPSLKDAPNAEKQNLFIRKMNLCCVVFDFTDPTKNLKEKEIKRQTLVELVDYASAPNGKFTDTVMQEIVKMVSVNIFRKLSPQPRDNKMIETFDGEEEEPCMDPSWPHLQLVYEFLLRFVASPETDAKMAKRYIDHGFILRWLDLFDSEDPREREYLKFVLHRMYGKFMVHRPFIRKSINNIFFRFVFETEKHNGIAELLEILGSIINGFALPLKEEHKLFLVRALIPLHKPKCIPMYHQQLSYCITQFVEKDCKLADTVIRGLLRYWPITNSSKEVMFLSELEEVLEATQAPEFQRCMVPLFRQISHCLSSSHFQVAERALFLWNNDHIDNLIKQNRKVILPIILPALENNTKSHWNQAVRSLTLNVRKIFSDADPDLFQECLLKFQEEESKKEETKSKREAVWKRLEEVAAKRSDYGANDLHLLFPHKVTIS; encoded by the exons ATGCTAAAACAGATACTTAATAGGATTCCATCACGGAAGACAAAGTCAACCGATAGTCGAGTTGGGGGAAAATCTAGTTCTTCATCGAATACATCGACGAGTTCACGGAACAATAGTGATGTAGCACAAATTCGGCCTAATGCCTCGAATCTTACATCTAGTGATGATCAAAATGTTTCAAATGCCGTGAATCTAAAATTGAATGAAAAGCCAGCGGTTTCGAACGCATATGAGGCATTGCCTAGTCTCAAAGATGCTCCGAATGCTGAGAAACAAAACTTGTTTATCAGAAAGATGAATTTGTGTTGTGTGGTGTTTGATTTCACTGACCCGACAAAAAATTTGAAAGAAAAGGAGATTAAAAGACAGACATTGGTTGAACTTGTTGATTATGCTTCTGCTCCAAATGGGAAGTTTACAGATACCGTGATGCAAGAAATAGTTAAGATGGTGTCTGTTAACATATTTCGAAAACTCAGTCCACAACCACGTGATAACAAAATGATAGAAACTTTTGATGGGGAAGAAGAGGAACCGTGCATGGATCCTTCGTGGCCTCATTTGCAATTAGTGTACGAGTTTCTTTTAAGGTTTGTAGCATCACCTGAAACGGATGCTAAAATGGCTAAAAGGTATATCGATCATGGTTTTATTTTAAGGTGGTTAGATTTGTTTGACTCCGAGGACCCACGAGAACGTGAGTACTTGAAATTTGTACTTCATCGTATGTATGGAAAGTTTATGGTGCACCGTCCATTTATCAGGAAATCAATCAACAACATATTCTTTCGGTTCGTTTTTGAAACTGAAAAACACAATGGTATTGCAGAGCTTTTAGagatactagggagtattattaatgGTTTTGCATTGCCGTTAAAGGAAGAGCACAAGCTTTTTCTTGTTAGGGCATTAATACCACTTCACAAGCCGAAATGTATACCGATGTACCATCAACAATTATCTTACTGCATCACTCAGTTTGTTGAAAAAGACTGCAAATTAGCTGATACTGTTATTAGAGGTTTATTGAGGTACTGGCCCATCACAAACAGTTCAAAGGAGGTGATGTTCTTGAGTGAGCTTGAAGAAGTTTTGGAAGCAACTCAAGCCCCAgagtttcaaaggtgtatggtgccCCTGTTTCGCCAGATCTCTCACTGCTTGAGCAGTTCACACTTTCAG GTGGCTGAAAGGGCATTGTTCTTATGGAACAATGATCACATTGACAACCTAATCAAACAGAACCGCAAAGTAATCCTGCCAATCATATTACCCGCTTTAGAAAATAACACAAAAAGCCACTGGAATCAAGCAGTCAGAAGTTTGACTTTAAATGTTAGAAAAATCTTTTCAGATGCTGACCCTGACCTCTTTCAAGAATGCCTGTTAAAGTTCCAGGAAGAGGAATCTAAAAAGGAAGAAACCAAATCTAAACGTGAAGCCGTATGGAAACGTCTAGAAGAGGTTGCTGCAAAGAGATCTGATTACGGTGCCAACGACCTACACTTGCTATTTCCTCATAAGGTAACCATCAGCTAA